One part of the Algibacter sp. L1A34 genome encodes these proteins:
- a CDS encoding glycosyl hydrolase family 17 protein produces MCKLKTYITLFLVFMMLGCNEKPQAVKQKTAADILGDSNYLAISYGGYRENTRDIQPSIPELKEDMKLLSAMGVKILRTYNVQLQQASNLLKAISELKEEDSNFEMYVMLGAWIDCQNAWTDKTPNHDIEDFENNKGEINRAVNLAKQYPDIVKVIAVGNEAMVKWAASYYVQPSVILKWVNHLQGLKVSGELSKDLWITSSDNFASWGGGDGEYHVEDLTKLMNAVDYISMHTYPMHDTHYNPVFWGVGEESDTLSDLDKIDVAMLKAKEYAISQYDSVFNYMKSLGINKPIHIGETGWASSTNELYGNEGSRATDEYKEALYYKHMRDWTKKANMACFYFEAFDENWKDAQNPEGSENHFGLFTIDGKAKYALWDLVDSNVFKGLSRNGNPIIKTFNGNKNDLLKTVLVPIK; encoded by the coding sequence ATGTGTAAATTAAAAACGTATATAACACTTTTTTTAGTATTTATGATGTTAGGATGTAATGAGAAACCACAGGCTGTTAAGCAAAAAACTGCAGCCGATATTCTAGGAGATTCAAATTATTTAGCAATTTCCTATGGTGGTTATCGTGAAAATACGCGAGATATTCAGCCTAGCATTCCGGAATTAAAAGAAGACATGAAGTTGCTTTCGGCAATGGGTGTAAAAATATTACGGACATATAACGTGCAATTACAACAAGCGTCAAATTTATTAAAAGCCATTAGCGAATTAAAAGAAGAAGATTCAAATTTCGAAATGTATGTAATGCTTGGTGCTTGGATAGATTGCCAAAACGCATGGACAGATAAAACGCCAAACCATGACATTGAAGATTTTGAGAATAATAAAGGTGAAATAAACAGAGCTGTAAACCTTGCTAAGCAATATCCAGATATTGTTAAAGTAATTGCTGTGGGTAATGAGGCTATGGTAAAATGGGCGGCTAGTTATTATGTGCAACCTAGTGTTATTTTAAAATGGGTCAATCATTTACAAGGGTTGAAAGTTTCTGGTGAGTTATCTAAAGATTTATGGATAACAAGCTCCGATAATTTTGCCTCTTGGGGTGGTGGTGATGGCGAATATCATGTTGAAGATTTAACCAAACTTATGAATGCGGTAGATTATATTTCTATGCATACATACCCTATGCACGACACACATTATAATCCTGTTTTTTGGGGTGTTGGTGAAGAATCTGATACGTTATCAGATTTGGATAAAATTGATGTTGCCATGCTTAAAGCTAAAGAATACGCGATATCGCAATATGATAGTGTTTTCAATTATATGAAAAGTTTAGGAATTAATAAACCCATTCATATTGGTGAGACAGGCTGGGCATCTTCAACAAATGAACTTTACGGAAACGAAGGGTCTAGAGCAACCGACGAATATAAAGAAGCTTTGTATTACAAACATATGCGCGATTGGACGAAGAAAGCAAATATGGCGTGTTTCTATTTTGAAGCTTTTGATGAAAATTGGAAAGATGCGCAGAATCCAGAAGGTTCTGAGAATCACTTTGGCCTTTTCACTATCGATGGAAAAGCAAAATATGCACTTTGGGATTTGGTAGATTCTAATGTGTTTAAAGGACTTTCAAGAAATGGAAATCCGATTATAAAAACATTTAACGGAAACAAAAACGATTTATTAAAAACCGTATTAGTTCCGATAAAATAA
- a CDS encoding glycoside hydrolase family 30 protein codes for MKFEVYETSASGNKLNRINEFQTSDDKVIITLKPEQKLQTISGFGGAFTESSAYLLNKLSKKNRDTILKAYFSKEGANYSLTRTHMNSCDFSLTNYSYSPVEGDKNLEHFNIEEDRDDLIPMIKDALAISEDGFDIFASPWTAAPWMKDNNHWVGGKLLPEYYDTWALFFSKYIEAYKAEGIEIWGFTVENEPHGNGNNWESMHFSPKEMTDFVEFHLGPKLEADGYGDKIILGYDQNRGGLKEWVDEMFRDEASSKYFDGTAIHWYESTYDYFPEALQYAHNKAPNKYLIETEGCIDSQVPVWKDDAWYWKKEATDWGWDWAPPEDKHLHPKYAPVNRYARDIIGCLNNWVDGWVDWNMVLDRQGGPNWFKNWCVAPVIVDPDNDEVYFTPLYYTMAHFSKYIRPNAKVIALDNTDEDLMVTAAKNPDGSIAVVLFNEGDIAKSFKIILGEKSFDVKINEKAIQTIIIPE; via the coding sequence ATGAAATTTGAAGTGTATGAAACTTCTGCTAGTGGTAATAAACTAAATAGAATTAACGAATTTCAAACTAGTGATGACAAAGTTATTATTACCCTAAAACCCGAGCAGAAATTACAAACCATTTCAGGTTTTGGTGGTGCTTTTACAGAATCTTCAGCATATTTATTAAATAAATTAAGTAAAAAAAATAGAGACACTATTCTAAAAGCGTATTTCTCGAAAGAAGGTGCTAATTATTCCTTAACAAGAACGCACATGAATTCTTGCGATTTTTCTCTAACTAATTATTCATATTCTCCAGTTGAAGGCGATAAAAACCTAGAACACTTTAATATTGAAGAAGATCGTGATGATTTAATTCCGATGATAAAAGATGCTTTAGCTATTTCGGAAGATGGGTTCGATATTTTTGCTTCACCTTGGACAGCTGCACCTTGGATGAAAGATAATAACCATTGGGTTGGAGGTAAGTTATTACCAGAATACTATGATACTTGGGCTTTATTCTTTTCAAAATATATAGAGGCTTATAAGGCCGAAGGTATCGAGATTTGGGGTTTTACTGTTGAAAATGAACCACACGGAAATGGAAATAACTGGGAAAGCATGCATTTTTCTCCAAAGGAAATGACCGATTTTGTAGAATTTCATTTAGGTCCAAAATTGGAAGCTGATGGTTATGGAGATAAAATTATTTTAGGTTACGATCAAAATCGCGGTGGACTTAAAGAATGGGTAGATGAAATGTTTAGAGATGAGGCGTCATCGAAATATTTTGATGGCACCGCTATTCATTGGTATGAAAGCACTTATGATTATTTCCCGGAAGCCTTGCAATATGCACACAACAAAGCACCAAATAAATATTTAATAGAAACTGAAGGTTGCATTGACTCTCAAGTGCCTGTTTGGAAAGATGATGCTTGGTATTGGAAAAAAGAAGCCACCGATTGGGGTTGGGATTGGGCACCTCCAGAGGATAAACATTTACACCCTAAATACGCGCCCGTAAACCGTTATGCAAGAGATATTATTGGTTGTTTAAACAATTGGGTAGATGGTTGGGTAGATTGGAATATGGTACTAGATCGCCAAGGTGGGCCAAACTGGTTTAAAAACTGGTGCGTAGCTCCTGTAATTGTTGACCCAGATAATGATGAGGTTTACTTTACACCACTATATTATACTATGGCTCATTTTAGCAAGTATATTAGACCAAATGCAAAAGTAATAGCTCTAGATAATACCGATGAAGATTTAATGGTTACAGCAGCTAAAAATCCCGATGGTTCTATTGCTGTTGTTTTATTTAATGAAGGAGATATCGCTAAAAGTTTCAAAATTATATTAGGCGAAAAATCTTTTGATGTTAAAATAAATGAGAAAGCTATACAGACTATCATAATTCCTGAATAG
- a CDS encoding family 16 glycosylhydrolase, with protein sequence MKNLKYYIGFILSVTLLFTSCQDDDITIGDIVAPTGVTISAEIVGQDAENPYGDGSGIVNFTSTADNEITYQFNFGDGKTGVAPSGETVHRFTQTGVNTYTVVASAVGTGGVMSSTSMEVQVFSSFSDPDAENFLAGELVGDSKTWYWAANLPLHVGLGPVEDDYGNGEFAYEAWWNTIQPWDEEKYCMYTNEFVFTRSAEGLTFEQTVGPAFVPGTYAGIIGVDGDTCHDESVATTMFGVKNVSFLPSTSKAALEGSYNEEPYRQTAFEISEGGFMGWYVGASTYDIISITENELRVRIIEAGGGAAWYQLFTSSKPVEGEAEFESEFNTLSWSDEFDTDGAPDTASWTYDLGDGGWGNGEVQTYTDDVSNVIVSDGTLKITAIKDGSDYTSARLKSIDLQEFQYGRVEVKAKLPAAQGTWPAIWMLGANFPDVGWPQCGEIDIMEQTGGDKNTSLGTYHWFDTGTNANASYGETLAVEDVSTEFHLYTLEWTAEKLTVLVDNVTVVAMDNNADLPFYDKDFFLILNVAMGGSLGGDIDPAFTEDTMEIDYVRVYE encoded by the coding sequence ATGAAAAACTTAAAATATTATATAGGATTTATTCTGTCGGTAACATTACTCTTTACAAGTTGTCAAGATGATGATATAACGATAGGTGATATTGTGGCTCCAACTGGAGTAACCATATCTGCTGAAATTGTTGGACAAGATGCCGAAAACCCTTATGGGGATGGTAGCGGAATTGTAAATTTTACATCTACTGCCGATAACGAAATTACATACCAATTTAATTTTGGAGATGGCAAAACAGGAGTTGCTCCATCTGGAGAAACGGTACATAGGTTTACACAAACAGGTGTAAATACTTATACGGTTGTAGCAAGTGCTGTTGGTACTGGTGGTGTTATGTCGAGTACGTCTATGGAAGTGCAAGTGTTTAGTTCGTTCTCTGATCCTGATGCTGAAAACTTTTTAGCGGGTGAGTTAGTTGGTGATTCTAAAACATGGTATTGGGCAGCAAATTTACCACTTCATGTTGGTTTAGGTCCAGTTGAAGATGATTATGGTAATGGCGAGTTTGCTTATGAAGCTTGGTGGAATACAATTCAACCTTGGGATGAAGAGAAATATTGTATGTATACAAATGAGTTTGTATTTACTCGCTCTGCGGAAGGTTTAACTTTCGAGCAAACAGTAGGTCCTGCTTTTGTTCCTGGAACTTATGCTGGTATAATTGGAGTAGACGGAGATACTTGCCATGATGAGTCCGTTGCAACAACAATGTTTGGTGTTAAAAATGTATCATTTTTACCGTCAACATCAAAAGCTGCTTTAGAAGGAAGTTATAATGAAGAGCCATATAGACAAACAGCTTTCGAAATTTCGGAAGGTGGTTTTATGGGTTGGTATGTTGGAGCAAGTACTTATGATATTATTTCAATTACCGAAAATGAATTACGTGTTAGAATTATTGAAGCTGGTGGTGGAGCTGCTTGGTATCAATTATTTACTTCTAGCAAACCGGTTGAAGGTGAAGCTGAATTCGAATCCGAGTTTAATACCTTATCATGGTCTGATGAATTCGATACAGATGGTGCTCCAGATACAGCAAGTTGGACTTACGACTTAGGCGATGGTGGCTGGGGGAACGGAGAGGTTCAAACATATACAGACGATGTTAGTAATGTTATTGTTTCCGATGGAACTTTAAAAATAACAGCGATAAAAGATGGTAGTGATTACACTTCAGCAAGATTAAAATCTATTGATTTACAAGAGTTTCAATATGGTCGTGTAGAAGTTAAAGCAAAACTTCCAGCAGCGCAAGGTACATGGCCAGCTATTTGGATGTTGGGTGCTAATTTTCCAGATGTTGGATGGCCACAATGTGGTGAAATTGATATCATGGAGCAGACAGGTGGAGATAAAAACACATCGTTAGGCACGTACCATTGGTTCGATACAGGCACAAACGCCAATGCAAGTTATGGAGAAACATTAGCAGTAGAGGACGTTTCAACAGAGTTTCATTTATATACTTTAGAATGGACGGCAGAAAAACTGACTGTTTTAGTAGATAATGTAACGGTGGTAGCTATGGATAATAATGCAGACTTACCATTTTATGATAAGGATTTTTTCTTGATACTAAATGTAGCTATGGGAGGTTCTTTAGGTGGAGATATTGATCCAGCATTTACTGAGGATACTATGGAAATAGATTATGTAAGAGTTTACGAGTAA